In Daphnia magna isolate NIES linkage group LG7, ASM2063170v1.1, whole genome shotgun sequence, a single genomic region encodes these proteins:
- the LOC116926720 gene encoding peroxiredoxin-5, mitochondrial: MAVNPTSKILSKVVNSRVGLNFLANGRKYIHVTSAVTMPVKSGDKLPSVDLYENSPASKVNIAELTARKKVIIFGVPGAFTPGCSKTHLPGYVSDFDKFKSKGVDEIVCVSVNDPFVMAAWGKEHSADGKVRMLADTNGAFTKAMDLEKDLTGPLGSIRCQRFSMLVEDGVVKTANVEPDGTGLTCSLSNSLLSQL, translated from the exons ATGGCTGTGAATCCTACATCAAAGATTTTGTCCAAAGTCGTAAACAGCAGAGTAGGTCTGAACTTCTTGGCGAACGGTCGTAAATATATCCACGTAACATCTGCAGTCACAATGCCGGTCAAG agTGGAGACAAGCTACCAAGTGTAGATTTGTATGAAAACAGCCCTGCCTCTAAAGTAAATATTGCTGAATTGACTGCCAGAAAGAAAGTTATTATCTTTGGTGTTCCTGGTGCCTTTACTCCTGGTTGTTCAAAG ACTCATTTGCCAGGCTATGTTtctgattttgacaaattcAAATCAAAGGGAGTTGATGAGATTGTTTGTGTTTCTGTCAATGATCCATTTGTGATGGCTGCGTGGGGAAAGGAACATAGTGCAGATGGAAAAGTCCGAATGCTGGCAGACACCAATGGCGCTTTCACGAAAGCCATGGATCTAGAAAAGGATTTGACAGGACCTTTGGGTAGCATCAGGTGTCAACGCTTCTCAATGCTTGTTGAAGACGGAGTAGTTAAGACTGCAAATGTTGAGCCTGATGGTACAGGCTTGACTTGCTCCCTATCCAATAGTCTATTGTCTCAATTATAG